The Punica granatum isolate Tunisia-2019 chromosome 4, ASM765513v2, whole genome shotgun sequence genome has a window encoding:
- the LOC116203356 gene encoding DAR GTPase 2, mitochondrial-like has translation MRMAAVTATLAGKVGGAVQQASRNRAAGWWHGPHMAATRYYRTYPAGRSHPRSQRCSGRIPLSSQFDQLKDQPPSSKRVIVLNKMDLANGAEVKEWMSYMEHQKQICYGVNSHNRDNIKKVIIACFLYLRNPISLLWIEVGLLSE, from the exons ATGAGAATGGCAGCGGTGACGGCGACTTTGGCGGGGAAGGTAGGAGGCGCTGTGCAACAAGCATCAAGGAATCGGGCGGCAGGATGGTGGCACGGCCCTCACATGGCTGCCACGCGCTATTACCGAACGTATCCCGCTGGTCGATCTCATCCTCGAAGTCAGAGATGCTCGGGTCGG ATTCCGTTATCGTCTCAGTTTGATCAACTAAAGGACCAACCACCTTCATCTAAGCGAGTCATTGTGTTGAACAAGATGGACCTTGCAAATGGGGCAGAGGTCAAG GAATGGATGAGTTATATGGAGCATCAAAAGCAAATATGCTATGGAGTCAATTCCCATAACAGGGATAACATTAAGAAGGTAATCATTGCTTGCTTTCTGTACTTGAGAAACCCAATTAGCCTTCTTTGGATTGAAGTTGGGCTtctcagtgaatag
- the LOC116204553 gene encoding C2 and GRAM domain-containing protein At1g03370 isoform X1, which yields MKLYVRVIEARNLPAMDLNGLSDPYVRLQLGRHRFRTKVVKKSLNPTWAEEFSFKVEDLKEELIVSVLDEDKYFSDDFLGQLKIPVSRVFDADNGSLGNTWYALQPKNKKSKKECGEILLSVNFANSSAFTEMNGGGDHGPSIRKHTDGSVDSASVSFNSSSTMPSPARGDEVSSKEEKSCAQKSLAGRLAHIFNKSSDSSPAATSRGIDLPEGPEPAMSEFSDTQSEEQSSSGTFEEVIKVMESRDQGSEIPSNLPGGVLLDQLYVIAPSDLNTLLFCPESSFPRSLAELQGTTELQLGSWKFENGEESLKRVVTYIKAASKLIKAVKGTEEQSYLKADGKVYAVLAVVSTPDVPYGSSFKTELLYCITPGPELPLGEQSSRLVISWRMNFIQSTMMKGMIENGARQGLRESYEQYASLLGQTVKPVDSKDIGTDKDQILASLQAEPQSDWKLAVQYFANFTVISSFVMGLYALVHVWLAGPNVIQGLEFVGLDMPDSIGEFIVAGILVLQAERVLGMISRFMKARAQKGSDHGVKAQGDGWLLTVALIEGSNLAAVDTTGFSDPYVVFTCNGKTRTSSIKFQKTDPLWNEIFEFDAMDDPPSVLDVEVFDFDGPFDEATSLGHAEINFVRTNISDLADVWIQLNGKLATACQSKLHLRIFLNNTKGNNVVREYISKMEKEVGKKINVRSPQTNSAFQKLFGLPPEEFLINDFTCHLKRKMPLQGRLFLSARIIGFHANLFGHKTKFFFLWEDIEDIQFLSPTLASMGSPIVVMTLHRGRGSEARHGAKTQDEEGRLKFYFQSFVSFGVARRTIMALWRARALSPEQKVQIVEEESEARSLQTEESGAFIGVEDVTLSEVYSSVLSVPIGFFMEVFGGEELELKVMEKAGCVNYSYSPWESEKPDVYERQIYYRFDKRVSRYRGEVTSAQQKSPLSDKNGWLVEEVMTLHGVPLGDYFNLHLRYQVEDSPSRSKACHVQVFFGIAWLKSTRHQKRITKNILQSLQERLTVMFGALEKEFSTRQ from the exons ATGAAGCTGTACGTGCGTGTGATTGAAGCAAGAAACTTGCCGGCAATGGATCTCAATGGGCTCAGCGACCCGTACGTGAGGCTGCAGCTTGGGAGGCATAGGTTCAGGACCAAAGTGGTGAAGAAGAGCTTGAACCCCACCTGGGCCGAGGAGTTCAGCTTCAAGGTCGAGGACTTGAAGGAGGAGCTCATCGTGTCCGTGTTGGACGAGGACAAGTACTTCAGCGATGACTTCCTGGGGCAGCTCAAGATCCCAGTCTCTCGGGTCTTTGATGCAGATAACGGGTCCCTCGGCAATACTTGGTATGCCCTGCAGCCCAAGAATAAAAAGTCCAAGAAGGAATGTG GTGAAATTCTTTTATCTGTAAACTTTGCTAACAGCAGTGCTTTCACGGAAATGAATGGAGGCGGGGACCATGGGCCCTCCATTCGGAAGCACACAGACGGATCAGTAGATTCAGCTTCAGTTTCTTTTAACAGCTCATCGACAATGCCTTCCCCTGCACGAGGAGATGAAGTTTCATCAAAGGAAGAAAAATCATGTGCTCAGAAAAGCTTAGCAGGTCGTCTAGCTCATATTTTTAACAAGAGTTCAGACTCGTCCCCAGCAGCCACAAGCAGGGGAATCGACCTGCCGGAAGGGCCTGAACCTGCAATGTCAGAGTTTTCTGATACCCAGTCTGAGGAACAATCTTCTTCAGGAACTTTTGAGGAGGTAATCAAAGTGATGGAGTCTCGAGATCAGGGAAGCGAGATCCCGAGCAATCTGCCTGGGGGAGTATTGTTGGACCAACTTTATGTTATCGCTCCCTCTGACCTCAACACGCTGCTCTTCTGTCCTGAGTCAAGTTTCCCAAGATCGTTGGCAGAACTCCAGGGGACCACGGAGCTTCAGCTAGGGTCGTGGAAGTTTGAGAATGGGGAAGAAAGCCTGAAGAGGGTGGTTACTTACATTAAGGCTGCATCGAAGCTAATAAAGGCCGTAAAGGGTACTGAGGAGCAAAGTTACTTAAAGGCAGATGGGAAGGTATATGCTGTATTGGCAGTCGTAAGCACTCCCGATGTTCCTTATGGGAGTTCATTCAAGACAGAACTTCTCTACTGCATTACGCCCGGGCCCGAACTTCCCTTGGGGGAACAATCCTCCCGACTGGTTATATCATGGAGAATGAATTTTATCCAGAGCACGATGATGAAGGGCATGATCGAGAACGGAGCCCGTCAGGGTTTGAGAGAGAGCTATGAGCAGTATGCAAGCTTGCTGGGTCAGACGGTCAAGCCTGTGGACTCAAAGGACATTGGAACAGATAAGGACCAAATCCTAGCATCTCTACAAGCGGAGCCACAGTCTGATTGGAAGCTTGCGGTGCAATACTTTGCAAACTTCACGGTGATATCAAGTTTCGTGATGGGGCTATACGCACTTGTACATGTTTGGCTCGCAGGGCCAAACGTGATTCAGGGTTTGGAGTTTGTCGGGCTCGACATGCCCGATTCGATTGGGGAGTTCATTGTGGCCGGTATATTGGTTCTTCAAGCGGAACGGGTCCTTGGGATGATATCACGATTCATGAAGGCACGAGCACAAAAGG GAAGTGATCATGGTGTCAAAGCTCAAGGAGATGGGTGGTTGCTGACGGTGGCCTTGATTGAAGGAAGTAATTTAGCGGCTGTCGATACAACTGGCTTTTCTGACCCATATGTAGTCTTTACATGTAATGGCAAGACAAGAacaagctcaatcaagtttcaaaaaaCCGATCCTCTTTGGAATG AAATATTTGAGTTTGATGCAATGGATGATCCACCTTCTGTGCTTGATGTGGAAGTTTTTGATTTTGATGGACCTTTTGATGAAGCCACATCTTTGGGACATGCTGAGatcaattttgtgaggaccaaTATATCGGACCTTGCTGATGTATGGATTCAGCTTAATGGAAAGCTTGCCACAGCATGCCAGTCAAAGCTACACCTCAGAATCTTCCTCAACAACACTAAAGGAAATAATGTGGTGAGGGAATACATAAGTAAGATGGAGAAGGAGGTTGGGAAGAAG ATAAATGTACGATCTCCACAGACTAACTCGGCCTTTCAGAAGCTCTTCGGTCTCCCCCCCGAGGAGTTTCTCATCAACGACTTCACCTGCCACTTGAAACGCAAAATGCCTCTCCAG GGTCGGCTTTTTCTCTCGGCGAGAATTATTGGCTTCCATGCAAACTTATTTGGTCATAAAACCAAATTTTTCTTCCTTTGGGAGGACATAGAAGATATTCAATTCCTGTCTCCAACACTTGCATCTATGGGAAGTCCAATCGTTGTCATGACTTTACACCGAGGCAGAGGATCGGAGGCAAGACACGGGGCAAAGACTCAGGATGAGGAAGGCAGGCTCAAGTTCTATTTCCAGTCTTTTGTATCTTTTGGTGTTGCACGCAG GACTATCATGGCACTTTGGAGGGCTAGAGCTCTGAGTCCTGAGCAGAAGGTACAAATAGTCGAAGAAGAATCTGAAGCCAGAAGCCTCCAGACCGAGGAGAGTGGAGCCTTCATTGGTGTTGAGGATGTTACCTTGTCAGAAGTTTATTCTTCAGTTCTCTCTGTTCCT ATTGGTTTCTTCATGGAGGTTTTTGGTGGAGAGGAGCTGGAACTTAAAGTTATGGAAAAAGCGGGATGTGTTAATTATTCTTACTCTCCATGGGAATCAGAGAAGCCTGATGTATACGAGAGGCAAATATATTACAGATTCGATAAGCGTGTCTCCCGTTACCGGGGAGAGGTGACAAGTGCACAACAAAAATCTCCCCTCTCAGACAAAAATGGTTGGCTTGTCGAAGAGGTGATGACCCTCCATGGAGTTCCTCTTGGTGATTATTTCAAT CTTCACCTTAGATACCAAGTCGAAGATTCACCCTCGCGATCAAAGGCTTGTCATGTTCAGGTATTCTTCGGCATTGCATGGCTAAAGAGCACTCGGCATCAGAAGAGGATCACAAAGAACATCCTTCAGAGCCTGCAAGAGCGACTGACGGTTATGTTTGGTGCCCTCGAGAAGGAGTTCTCAACAAGACAATGA
- the LOC116204553 gene encoding C2 and GRAM domain-containing protein At1g03370 isoform X2 has protein sequence MTSWGSSRSQSLGSLMQITGPSAILGEILLSVNFANSSAFTEMNGGGDHGPSIRKHTDGSVDSASVSFNSSSTMPSPARGDEVSSKEEKSCAQKSLAGRLAHIFNKSSDSSPAATSRGIDLPEGPEPAMSEFSDTQSEEQSSSGTFEEVIKVMESRDQGSEIPSNLPGGVLLDQLYVIAPSDLNTLLFCPESSFPRSLAELQGTTELQLGSWKFENGEESLKRVVTYIKAASKLIKAVKGTEEQSYLKADGKVYAVLAVVSTPDVPYGSSFKTELLYCITPGPELPLGEQSSRLVISWRMNFIQSTMMKGMIENGARQGLRESYEQYASLLGQTVKPVDSKDIGTDKDQILASLQAEPQSDWKLAVQYFANFTVISSFVMGLYALVHVWLAGPNVIQGLEFVGLDMPDSIGEFIVAGILVLQAERVLGMISRFMKARAQKGSDHGVKAQGDGWLLTVALIEGSNLAAVDTTGFSDPYVVFTCNGKTRTSSIKFQKTDPLWNEIFEFDAMDDPPSVLDVEVFDFDGPFDEATSLGHAEINFVRTNISDLADVWIQLNGKLATACQSKLHLRIFLNNTKGNNVVREYISKMEKEVGKKINVRSPQTNSAFQKLFGLPPEEFLINDFTCHLKRKMPLQGRLFLSARIIGFHANLFGHKTKFFFLWEDIEDIQFLSPTLASMGSPIVVMTLHRGRGSEARHGAKTQDEEGRLKFYFQSFVSFGVARRTIMALWRARALSPEQKVQIVEEESEARSLQTEESGAFIGVEDVTLSEVYSSVLSVPIGFFMEVFGGEELELKVMEKAGCVNYSYSPWESEKPDVYERQIYYRFDKRVSRYRGEVTSAQQKSPLSDKNGWLVEEVMTLHGVPLGDYFNLHLRYQVEDSPSRSKACHVQVFFGIAWLKSTRHQKRITKNILQSLQERLTVMFGALEKEFSTRQ, from the exons ATGACTTCCTGGGGCAGCTCAAGATCCCAGTCTCTCGGGTCTTTGATGCAGATAACGGGTCCCTCGGCAATACTTG GTGAAATTCTTTTATCTGTAAACTTTGCTAACAGCAGTGCTTTCACGGAAATGAATGGAGGCGGGGACCATGGGCCCTCCATTCGGAAGCACACAGACGGATCAGTAGATTCAGCTTCAGTTTCTTTTAACAGCTCATCGACAATGCCTTCCCCTGCACGAGGAGATGAAGTTTCATCAAAGGAAGAAAAATCATGTGCTCAGAAAAGCTTAGCAGGTCGTCTAGCTCATATTTTTAACAAGAGTTCAGACTCGTCCCCAGCAGCCACAAGCAGGGGAATCGACCTGCCGGAAGGGCCTGAACCTGCAATGTCAGAGTTTTCTGATACCCAGTCTGAGGAACAATCTTCTTCAGGAACTTTTGAGGAGGTAATCAAAGTGATGGAGTCTCGAGATCAGGGAAGCGAGATCCCGAGCAATCTGCCTGGGGGAGTATTGTTGGACCAACTTTATGTTATCGCTCCCTCTGACCTCAACACGCTGCTCTTCTGTCCTGAGTCAAGTTTCCCAAGATCGTTGGCAGAACTCCAGGGGACCACGGAGCTTCAGCTAGGGTCGTGGAAGTTTGAGAATGGGGAAGAAAGCCTGAAGAGGGTGGTTACTTACATTAAGGCTGCATCGAAGCTAATAAAGGCCGTAAAGGGTACTGAGGAGCAAAGTTACTTAAAGGCAGATGGGAAGGTATATGCTGTATTGGCAGTCGTAAGCACTCCCGATGTTCCTTATGGGAGTTCATTCAAGACAGAACTTCTCTACTGCATTACGCCCGGGCCCGAACTTCCCTTGGGGGAACAATCCTCCCGACTGGTTATATCATGGAGAATGAATTTTATCCAGAGCACGATGATGAAGGGCATGATCGAGAACGGAGCCCGTCAGGGTTTGAGAGAGAGCTATGAGCAGTATGCAAGCTTGCTGGGTCAGACGGTCAAGCCTGTGGACTCAAAGGACATTGGAACAGATAAGGACCAAATCCTAGCATCTCTACAAGCGGAGCCACAGTCTGATTGGAAGCTTGCGGTGCAATACTTTGCAAACTTCACGGTGATATCAAGTTTCGTGATGGGGCTATACGCACTTGTACATGTTTGGCTCGCAGGGCCAAACGTGATTCAGGGTTTGGAGTTTGTCGGGCTCGACATGCCCGATTCGATTGGGGAGTTCATTGTGGCCGGTATATTGGTTCTTCAAGCGGAACGGGTCCTTGGGATGATATCACGATTCATGAAGGCACGAGCACAAAAGG GAAGTGATCATGGTGTCAAAGCTCAAGGAGATGGGTGGTTGCTGACGGTGGCCTTGATTGAAGGAAGTAATTTAGCGGCTGTCGATACAACTGGCTTTTCTGACCCATATGTAGTCTTTACATGTAATGGCAAGACAAGAacaagctcaatcaagtttcaaaaaaCCGATCCTCTTTGGAATG AAATATTTGAGTTTGATGCAATGGATGATCCACCTTCTGTGCTTGATGTGGAAGTTTTTGATTTTGATGGACCTTTTGATGAAGCCACATCTTTGGGACATGCTGAGatcaattttgtgaggaccaaTATATCGGACCTTGCTGATGTATGGATTCAGCTTAATGGAAAGCTTGCCACAGCATGCCAGTCAAAGCTACACCTCAGAATCTTCCTCAACAACACTAAAGGAAATAATGTGGTGAGGGAATACATAAGTAAGATGGAGAAGGAGGTTGGGAAGAAG ATAAATGTACGATCTCCACAGACTAACTCGGCCTTTCAGAAGCTCTTCGGTCTCCCCCCCGAGGAGTTTCTCATCAACGACTTCACCTGCCACTTGAAACGCAAAATGCCTCTCCAG GGTCGGCTTTTTCTCTCGGCGAGAATTATTGGCTTCCATGCAAACTTATTTGGTCATAAAACCAAATTTTTCTTCCTTTGGGAGGACATAGAAGATATTCAATTCCTGTCTCCAACACTTGCATCTATGGGAAGTCCAATCGTTGTCATGACTTTACACCGAGGCAGAGGATCGGAGGCAAGACACGGGGCAAAGACTCAGGATGAGGAAGGCAGGCTCAAGTTCTATTTCCAGTCTTTTGTATCTTTTGGTGTTGCACGCAG GACTATCATGGCACTTTGGAGGGCTAGAGCTCTGAGTCCTGAGCAGAAGGTACAAATAGTCGAAGAAGAATCTGAAGCCAGAAGCCTCCAGACCGAGGAGAGTGGAGCCTTCATTGGTGTTGAGGATGTTACCTTGTCAGAAGTTTATTCTTCAGTTCTCTCTGTTCCT ATTGGTTTCTTCATGGAGGTTTTTGGTGGAGAGGAGCTGGAACTTAAAGTTATGGAAAAAGCGGGATGTGTTAATTATTCTTACTCTCCATGGGAATCAGAGAAGCCTGATGTATACGAGAGGCAAATATATTACAGATTCGATAAGCGTGTCTCCCGTTACCGGGGAGAGGTGACAAGTGCACAACAAAAATCTCCCCTCTCAGACAAAAATGGTTGGCTTGTCGAAGAGGTGATGACCCTCCATGGAGTTCCTCTTGGTGATTATTTCAAT CTTCACCTTAGATACCAAGTCGAAGATTCACCCTCGCGATCAAAGGCTTGTCATGTTCAGGTATTCTTCGGCATTGCATGGCTAAAGAGCACTCGGCATCAGAAGAGGATCACAAAGAACATCCTTCAGAGCCTGCAAGAGCGACTGACGGTTATGTTTGGTGCCCTCGAGAAGGAGTTCTCAACAAGACAATGA